The following DNA comes from Diorhabda carinulata isolate Delta chromosome 3, icDioCari1.1, whole genome shotgun sequence.
TTCTTCGCGACGATTCGACGGCTTCTATAATAGTATCTGCCACATACGCAGAAACGTTAAAATCTCTGTAATGTAAACATAATCTATATCCCGGATCTCCTGATTCTAATCCGGGCGCTAAAACTTGACTGACGAACGCCTCGTCTTTAACACTGTAACTCACATAAGCGTCGAAAAGTCTATCTTTGTCTTGTTGTTCTTCGAACGCTGTCGTTTTGTAACACATTCGTAAACCGCACCGAGAATAAATCCATACTCTTAGTTCTCTACGGTAATAAAACGCGCCGCACACTATAACTACGCTCGCAATAAATACGCACATCGTTACTAATAGTAACGGTAGATAATCGTTCATAGCTTGAGATTCGACTACGGCTCTATTGCTACCTGTGAAGACGTTAACGCAAGAGGTGCCGTTGAAATCCGACATATTAGGTCCGAGAGCTTTCGTAACGTTGTTGTACATACACATTATCTTATTTGCATCGACAACTTTGCCGTAATTTACCTGAAGCCACGTTTTGAACTTTGATACGTAGTTACAGTCGCAAGACCATTGATTAGAACCGAGACCGATCTCAACGAGATATGGATTCAGGGTAAATTGCCATACTTCGAATGAATACAATCGGTTACCGTCTAAGCGCAAAACTTCCAATTGCTTCAAAGGAAGAAAAGTTCTATTGTCGATAAAGTTGATGAGATTTCCTTGAAGGTACAACTCttttaaatattccaaactCACTAATTCGAAACCTAATAAttgtttgatattattattttctaaatgtaaTATAGTGAGTCTTCTTAAACCGCTAAATGTGTGATTATAAACTGCGGCTATGTTCGAATTGTTTGcgtataaaactttcaaatttttgcgTCCGATAAAAGCGTGACTGGAGAGTTCGGCGAAATTATTTCCATCTAAATAAACTTCAGTAGCGTCCATTGGAATTCTGCTGGGCATTTCTGTATAACCTACCCCTGAGCATTCTACAACATTCGCCGACCACGATTGATCGTGATAACAAGTACAATTTGTAGGACAGGTCATTTCACAATCGCAGGCGTCAAAATCGCAACAATGACACAACGCGAAACAATGAGTTTTATAAGTACAAAGAAATTGAGACGATTCGGCTTCTATTAAAGGTAAATAATTCGTTTCtctattatataataatttgcaGTATATACTCTCGAGATCCATTACTCTGGGATGTTGTCTTAAATGATCTAATTTATTAATTCTCTGCAGCCATTCCATTGTGCAATCGCATTGGAAAGGATTACCTCCGATATAAAATTCCGGTAGAGGTTTCTCCGGATCCACCGGAGTTAATCTTAAAGCATTCAAATCCATACTAATAATCTGATTGGCGTATAAATCAACTCTtgttaaattagtttttttcaaaaacgaatGTGGTTCTACGGTCGTAATCAAATTATCGTTTAAAAACAAGAGTTCGATATTACTTGGTACTGCTAGCGcggtaattttctttattttattaaaactcgCATCTAAACTTTGTAATTTCAATTCGAAATCGAGATTATAATGGTTACCTAAATCTCTCACGTTATTCTTATGCATGTCCAACCATTGTAAACCTTGAGGAATTAAAGCGTAGTCGAACCATTCGATTTGGTTATCGGATATATTTAACCAAAGTAAACTTGGAATTTCCGTGAACAAACCACTGATGTCTGTAAGACGATTCGCGTCGAGTCTTATAGCTTGCAAATTGGGACTGTATTGGAAAGAACCTTTTTcgacattttcaattttatttctggccaaatttaaaatttgcaaCGCTGGTAAATCTGAGAATATCCTCTTGCTTATGTTAGTCAATTTGTTTCCTATTATTCTTAAGCCGTATAGATTACTCATTCCTCTAAATCCCGGATCTTCTAGCGAATCTATAATATTTTCTCCCAAATCTACTGTTCTCATTAGTCTCATATCTTTTAGAGCTAAAGGCACAGCTTTCAATAAGTTTCcatttaaattcaaatcttgTAAACTGGAACAATTTCTAAAAGCCTCGGGATGAATACCTTCGAGAAGATTATTATCTAGGGCCAATAGAGATAAAACGTAGAGGCCATTCAATGAATAAGCATCAAGATACGTGATTTTATTATAGGAAATAATTAGTGTATGAAGATTATTCATTGGAGCGAACGTATCGGCCGGGATGGTTTCTAAAGAATTATGCTCCAAATTGAGAATTTGTAAAGTATATAAATCTCTAAAAAAGGACGGATCTAATCTGCTTATTCTATTATAAGACAAATTCAATAATACTAGACGTATCAATCCAGAAAATGTGTCCGCATTAATCCAAGAAGAAGTGAgtaaatttttcgataaatctAAAGCCAACAGTTGTTCTAAATTGGCAAACAATCCAGGTGCCAAAACGCTAagagaattattttgtaaataaatctcTTTAATTGAGCCGACACTATCTTTGAATAGTTCAGAAGGTAAGGCAACCAATTTGTTATTAgacaaatcaaaaatttgtagaGATTTGAGACCAGCGAGAGCTTTATCAGCTACCATAGATATTTCgttattatgaatataaagtTCTTTAAGTCTTCTTAATACACTGAAACCACCGGCTGGTATaagtacaaagtgattaaaacTGGCATCAAGTACCTGAATATCCAAATTACAAGGATTCGTCAAAGTTCTTGCTGTTTCGGTATGTTGTTGATGATCATCTTCGGCGACGCTGATAAGCGGCTGAGGTAGTCCCGGAGCTTTTTCTCTAAATCCCAAATCACTAACATCTTGAAGTCTATTTTCACTCACGTTTAAAAACACTAAATTTATTAAAggacaaaatatattttctggaAAGGACCATATATTATTAGAACTAAGATCCAATCTCTCCAACTGCCGTACTGGTAGAAAACTGTCTCTGGCGAAATCCAAATTCATAGCAGGCCAATAAGTGTTATGTGTTCTCACTGTTAAATTCCTCAAATCCCGCAGTCCTAATAGAGTACCCGAAGGCCATCTACCAAGCTTACAATGTTCTAATTCTAAAGCCCTTAATTTCGTTAGGTGAATAAAACTTTTGTCGTCTAAACTACTTCGTGACCTGATATCTGAATTGCATTCTATCCTGAGGGACGTCGTGTGTTCAGACGGGATAACGCTAAAGTTGGTTGTGTCAAATTCACTGTTAATTGTTCTCAAATTACATGTCAGGGAAACTTCATCTTGTCCACCAGAAGTTATCGGTTCTCTTACCCACCATTGACAATCATCGGGAGCTTCATAACGAAGCGGTTGAGAAGAAGAATCAGTTGGTAAATACTCTGTAGTTATTGTTGACTTGAATAGAACAGGAAGAATTACAAGGAGATACGAAGAAGCCATCGTATATTCGGTCAGAATAGCATGTTAGATTTTCTACTGATTTCTTAACtaaacataattttcattaaaaccaCCGTaagtttttatgatatttttaaacgCACATAAATTTTCACAATCTTTACAAATTCAGTTTTGTTATTGTATCGAAATTAGCGGTCGTACGAAGAGCGAAACTACAACCGCTCCTACCGAACGTTGGCTATAGACTAACTCTTCATTCCAGGATGCTGTTGAAAGAGTTTGTGATTCTACGAGCTTTCGGCGTTACGAGAGCACTCGAATTCTAACGAACGCCGACGAAAATTACGTTGCGCCCCGCCTTATTTTGTAAGCGCCACTCTTCAAAGAACTGTAGGGTATTTCTGATGTCTTCTCCTAAGATTTATCTATAATATTCGAGACGAATTTCAGTGAAACTTTTGAAACTGTTCAATCTACCGAACGAACAATAGGCAGTTTTAGATTGTATATAAGagtgtttttattcaattatttcatgcGCTACACGTCCTGAAGAACGTCCTGGTgctttaattatattattaaaaaaatttacgatttactgtcaagaaaatttgaagtaaTTAGTTGGTATTCTTTGTATTAAGCAGTTTTAAAGTTTAATCAGTGCCTTTTGgggtataaattttttttatagaatacgTAAAGGAATTTTAATCGTAACGAAAATGCTATACTGATATTTTTCTCTCTTCAGCTACATAGTTCACTTTTAATATCGTACACTTTGTTGCAATAAGTGAttttgagaaagttttttttcatataacttcaatgattacttaataaaaaatgtacaaacgattatatgtgagaaaatgtgaattttaattaaattgttattatttttaattgtaaaaacatgataaatcaacatttttgtataatttctttttcaatttgttcgtttttttgtgtagataatgaaaaaacaacaaaaaactttatttggttgtttggaaaaaagttatcaacaattatacgtgattAAGTGCATTTTCAAGAACATTTGAAGCCCTCAAACTAATatgagttttcattttttttttattcccataatttttctcgaaaatccgccgtaaaaacgagacttaaaaaaattcatggaaatcagatgatttttcgattttttagacttaaaaaatgaggggaccgcgaaagtataaaattaccaaacgACATTTCAATTCAATTGGAAATTAAGAATTGGGCACACCGAAATATAAGAGTGCCAGATGATTGAATTTGAGTaaacatatacaaaaaatattattagaaaaataataattcattgtgTTCGAATGAGATATCTCACGTTTGTATATCTAGttgcattattttatttataattttgtttaccGATTTCCGAGATTTATGGgtcttgttttaaaattttttgaatagataaataaaaatacatatccATATAtgcatgatgcaatacaacgtacaatgcaatatttcttgatctaaagcatgcgcagatgaagtttatctgattgtttcatgcaaaaTCTTGACATTATCTGttttgttacatttttattaCGTGCAAGTTGCAATCTAGTTACGTTTAgcttaacagatcagctgactttcgtCAAACTCAGctctgttattttcattgttaagctaggtacaaaatattagataaaatttgaggttaggttacTTTTACTGATTACAGaaacttgcatgcaatttcttgcacattGAATTGCATTATGTCACTTGAGAGAGAACAACCTTTAGATGTAAAACAATTATGGACAGAAAATTGGTGAAATAcgaggaaaaataataaaggatcAATTAGCTCAGATCACCGACTATATGATCACGAAAACGGACTTTGAAAGGAAAGGATGAAAATAAACATTCGTAGAAGTAGGAATTGGATTCataataaagtataaaaaatctCAATATTTACATCCGGCTTGAACAGAAGCGGGTGTGTTTTCGAAGGAACTAGATGTAGATGAAGCCAAAATCGAGGCAGTAGAAAAGTCTGCTGGTATTTGGTCTTTTATAACCATGAGTGgtattttcattattgcatAGCTgtatcatgaaattttttcaaaaagtaggTATCTACTTACCAATAAAGATCAGAAACTTTAATTCCAACAATCTGTTCCGAACAAATATGACGGAAAATACGATTGTAGGTTTTTCCATTTAGTAAGTTACTGGGTTTTCTGGGTGCCAACGATTAAGCAGGAAGTTGGGTTGACTGACACCCACAAAACTCAGCTTTGAACTTTCTTGAGTGTTATAATACTCGTGGAGAAGATTTTTTGAAACCCATTGTGTCAGGTGATGAGACATGGATTCTATATGACAAGTACGATATAAACGACAATCACATTAATGGATGCAAACAAATTCACCAACGAGAGGTTCAAAATTCAAACTAACCTTCAACAAAATGTGGCGAGCTTCAAACAGCACGTAAAACTCCAggaaactcaaattttttaatagaaatcaTTTGAGAGAAAGACCATGGATTAcgaatgatttattttttctctattataagCAAACACAAGAGGTTAAATTCGAGTAGTTCAAGTGGTGTCTGCCATGTAGAGATGTCTGTGAATATTGATCTTGAGCTTCTGTAGATTGTAGTGgtcgggaaagacgtgccttgctagctgattccacagacttgcacttctccaaagaaatgagttATGTTGTACAGCTCTGAAGAACATCTACTGCGGTAAAACAAAGTTAGGTTTGCGACCTTTCTCCCATGCTCTAATATATctaagtttctggtcaactatGGATCGAATTCGAACTGATATCTTCTGTATTTAAtcgagcatcttcagggtatgtttgggagccgagctccaaatgtgcgagcagcAAGTCAAAGATGGGCCTTGAAGAGGATTAGAAGGTGTTGCGAAATATATAGCTTTTTGGACTTAAAGAGGACTCCAAGTTTTTGTAATGCTGCCTCACTCAAAAAACGAAGTTACGACgatggtaatattttatgtccagagaGAACCAAATCTTACGTTGCAATGccagccttctttgtaaaaatagcagCCTGGGTCTTTGGTGCATCAAACTCAATAAGATTGCTTCTACGCTACTCCAGAATGTGTTCAAGATTGGTATTGATGGTGGTTATCCGTTGCTGTCTACGGATAGTAGTCGAGTTTATTGGGGCGGTTTATTTGAACGACGACAACATTAGTAGATCGTGGATGTGCAGTAGAAAGAGAGTAGGTGACAAGAAAAACCTTTCTAAAGTGTGTCGTCCatcgataataaaatatgatatcTTACGTGATGGAAATTAATTGACAAATCTATTATTTCTAcgttttgaaatttctattgCGGAAGTTTGTTTGTGAGTTTTAATAGAGAATCTCGTTATTTTTCTACTCTAAAACTAAACCCGTTTTCTGAGTTATAGTCTTGCTTTTAAAACTTTAACACTAAACTTCTCATGTATTTCTGACTGCTGAAAATAACATTGACAAACTTGTACACTAAAAAGaatgttttataacaaaacgAAACTCTAAACTTTGTTAACTTAcatcatattttcattgaagttattaaatgtttgaaaaattctttaagACCACAAATCGTAAACTGAAAACTTCAGataatcaaatttatgttttgtgAAGTGCATTCTTTTCATGGGACTTATTTGAAGAGTTCGATTTGGAAAATTATCGATAATGCTGAATTTGCAGAACTTATTTATAtgcatatttcattttttttgttgtattggttgattttatcatttcatcTCATTTATAGTTTGGACAGACAacctaacaaaaataaattcaaaggaAAGATATGTTGATTAATAGAAGACTTTTGGTAAAGGCTTagtattttattacattttttgttaatgaaGCACCATATGTTGTTTACAGTTGGTTTGCAGAATGTTGCCCAATCTATAGTCTATCAATGATGAATGTCggccaaaaaaaaattcatcccCTGAGATTTGTTTTTAAGATTGCCCGATAGGTCCATAAAACCAATTTCGTGATAATTTTAGAATAGATTTTCAATCCTTTTCGTCTTCCTATCCTACTtatagtatattattttcaatatatgcttctaatattttaatatattctctCTATTGGTCATAAAGTGCAGTTGCAATTTGATTGCTGTTACTATAATCTGTCTAATTAGTTAAAGTCTTCCGCTGCACTAGATCGATAATCGCATAATTGACATATGGCAAAGGAAGGGAAGATAAAGTCTATTCATTTAAAGGCGGAAACGGAAGACTGATGAGATAACCATTTTATAAGggatattttttggaaacaacaTAGATTTGGTAGTTTTTATCTactatttgaatattataaatggTCAAAGCAAAAATAATCCTTAAAATCgactgaagaaaataatttaattgaattaggAGCTTAAGCTTTCGTCATGTTGAAATCTATCGGTATTATCAATGTCAGTCACATTATATATTTAAAGTTTATAATCATCATCGTTCTTCGAAACATATTATCCAATAAAGGACCTCGAACAGAGATTTTTTAGCTTGTAGTGGatttttaatgatgattttAGGTCTAGATCTAAAATCAGaacaaatcatcacgaaaaacatacaaaaagtctgagaagtaaaaagtttaaggataatttgtttttatatataaatagaataaaaagtaatcttaataataaaattttcgtttcgtTTTAAACCGTTGGTCTATTATATAGAGAACTAACCACAAATCCTTAATTTCCTACCATTCttactatttcaatttcaatttaaattactTGTCAAAAATTGTATGCCTTCAAATGGACTTGTCAACTTACAAAATCTAATCGGATTATTTTTTAACCGATATTTTAATCCCGTTTTAAATACTGCATTCTGctgttaaaaattcaaaattcctcgatttttgaatttaaattatcaCCTGTTCACAGATCACACAAAGGAACTTTGgtactttttaaaatttacctGTTATTAGCAACAATAGGCGGCTGTTTCAGAAGTACCACCAGGAAAGCAAATATTATCTATAATAGGACTTTTGGTACCTAGGTGTTAATTGCTTTGACTCAAATGATAAACGTATAGTTCATAGGATGTATATATTGAGGAAATGAAAAGGTAACTGATTGTACAGAAGATAATCGAAGCACAAACTGAATTCCagtttaataagaaattaaacattttagatGATATTGATAACCTACATTTATTTTAACATCTTACTTACATGTTCAATTATTGATGTAAAACATAtgcatgttcaaaaaatcataactaccaaaataatcGTAGGACTGGGCTGAAATTCAAGACATTTGTTAAGGAAGGTTAGATATACTcggaaaaaaatcaggatttTTCTGAGTCACACAGTATTAGAAATACAGGGCATCAAACATGTTGAATTATTGAAGTAAAACATAtgcatgttcaaaaaatcataactaccaaaataatcGTAGGACTGGGCTGAAATTCAAGATATATATTAAGGAAGGTTAGATGTACgcggaaaaaaatcaggacttTTCTGAGTCATACAGTATTGGATATACAGGGCATCAAACATGTTCAATTATTGATGTAAAACATAtgcatgttcaaaaaatcataactaccaaaataatcGTAGGATTGAGCTGAAATTCAAGATATGTGTTAAGGAAGGTTAGATGTACGCGGAAAAAAATCAGAACTTTTCTGAGTCacacagtattggaaatacaggGCATCAAACATGTTCAATTATTGATGTAAAACATatgcatgtttaaaaaatcataactacCAAAATAACCGTAGGATTGAGCTGAAATTCAAGATATATATTAGGGAAAGTTAGATGTACgcggaaaaaaat
Coding sequences within:
- the LOC130891459 gene encoding toll-like receptor 6 gives rise to the protein MASSYLLVILPVLFKSTITTEYLPTDSSSQPLRYEAPDDCQWWVREPITSGGQDEVSLTCNLRTINSEFDTTNFSVIPSEHTTSLRIECNSDIRSRSSLDDKSFIHLTKLRALELEHCKLGRWPSGTLLGLRDLRNLTVRTHNTYWPAMNLDFARDSFLPVRQLERLDLSSNNIWSFPENIFCPLINLVFLNVSENRLQDVSDLGFREKAPGLPQPLISVAEDDHQQHTETARTLTNPCNLDIQVLDASFNHFVLIPAGGFSVLRRLKELYIHNNEISMVADKALAGLKSLQIFDLSNNKLVALPSELFKDSVGSIKEIYLQNNSLSVLAPGLFANLEQLLALDLSKNLLTSSWINADTFSGLIRLVLLNLSYNRISRLDPSFFRDLYTLQILNLEHNSLETIPADTFAPMNNLHTLIISYNKITYLDAYSLNGLYVLSLLALDNNLLEGIHPEAFRNCSSLQDLNLNGNLLKAVPLALKDMRLMRTVDLGENIIDSLEDPGFRGMSNLYGLRIIGNKLTNISKRIFSDLPALQILNLARNKIENVEKGSFQYSPNLQAIRLDANRLTDISGLFTEIPSLLWLNISDNQIEWFDYALIPQGLQWLDMHKNNVRDLGNHYNLDFELKLQSLDASFNKIKKITALAVPSNIELLFLNDNLITTVEPHSFLKKTNLTRVDLYANQIISMDLNALRLTPVDPEKPLPEFYIGGNPFQCDCTMEWLQRINKLDHLRQHPRVMDLESIYCKLLYNRETNYLPLIEAESSQFLCTYKTHCFALCHCCDFDACDCEMTCPTNCTCYHDQSWSANVVECSGVGYTEMPSRIPMDATEVYLDGNNFAELSSHAFIGRKNLKVLYANNSNIAAVYNHTFSGLRRLTILHLENNNIKQLLGFELVSLEYLKELYLQGNLINFIDNRTFLPLKQLEVLRLDGNRLYSFEVWQFTLNPYLVEIGLGSNQWSCDCNYVSKFKTWLQVNYGKVVDANKIMCMYNNVTKALGPNMSDFNGTSCVNVFTGSNRAVVESQAMNDYLPLLLVTMCVFIASVVIVCGAFYYRRELRVWIYSRCGLRMCYKTTAFEEQQDKDRLFDAYVSYSVKDEAFVSQVLAPGLESGDPGYRLCLHYRDFNVSAYVADTIIEAVESSRRTIIVLSKNFIHNEWCRFEFKSALHEVLKDRRRRLIFVVTGELPQRDLDPDLRLYLKTNTVIEWGDRQFWQKLQFAMPDVRRPCVHQRSTVNIYATATPSHLDRSRSPALPPPPPPGKLPPFLQHSSSLPRDSRTSMPHPLWA